The following proteins are encoded in a genomic region of Streptomyces gobiensis:
- a CDS encoding DNA polymerase IV encodes MRGAPTILHLDMDAFFAAVEQAAKPSLRGKPVIVGGIGPRGVVATASYEARRFGVHSAMPTAQARRRCPNAAYLTPRFAVYREVSETVMGLLAGLSPLVEPLSLDEAFVDLEAGGTPATSVDARRTGEGLRSAIRAATGLSGSVGLAGTKMLAKIASERAKPDGLVVIEPGAELELLAPLPVRTLPGVGPATAETLRRAGITTVGETAAAGEAELLRLLGKAHGASVYAMARGIDDRPVVAERESKSVSVEDTYEVDVTDRTRVQLEIGRLAERCAQRLRASGRSGRTVVIKVRRYDFATLTRSETLRGPTDDPSVVREAAARLIETVDTTEGVRLLGVGVSGLADFTQEDLFAQATAEPTRGDQELSDSEPRAADREHGAGLVAARGRPQRWLPGADVRHTVYGPGWVQGSGVGRVTVRFEQPGSAPGRVRTFPVDDPELAPAEPLPLVPGPATAASAAGQSSSDPAIRPNPWSDSGRAGSPPLGKSSP; translated from the coding sequence GTGAGAGGCGCACCGACGATCCTGCATCTCGACATGGACGCGTTCTTCGCCGCCGTGGAACAGGCGGCGAAGCCCAGTCTGCGCGGGAAGCCAGTGATCGTCGGAGGAATCGGTCCACGTGGTGTGGTCGCGACGGCCTCGTATGAGGCACGCCGGTTCGGAGTGCACTCGGCGATGCCGACCGCACAGGCCCGAAGACGCTGCCCCAACGCTGCCTACCTCACCCCGCGCTTCGCCGTCTACCGGGAGGTCAGCGAGACCGTAATGGGGCTGCTCGCCGGGCTGTCACCGCTGGTCGAGCCGCTCAGCCTGGACGAGGCGTTCGTCGATCTGGAGGCGGGCGGCACACCGGCCACCTCGGTCGACGCACGGCGGACAGGGGAAGGACTGCGCAGCGCGATCCGGGCCGCCACGGGGCTGAGCGGCTCGGTGGGGCTGGCCGGGACCAAGATGCTCGCGAAGATCGCTTCCGAGCGTGCCAAACCGGACGGGCTCGTGGTCATCGAGCCGGGTGCGGAGCTGGAACTGCTCGCCCCCCTCCCGGTGCGTACGCTGCCTGGCGTCGGACCGGCCACCGCCGAGACCCTGCGGCGGGCCGGGATCACCACCGTGGGGGAGACCGCGGCGGCGGGGGAGGCGGAGCTGCTGCGGCTGCTCGGCAAGGCGCATGGGGCCTCGGTGTATGCCATGGCCAGGGGTATCGACGACCGGCCGGTGGTGGCGGAGCGGGAGTCGAAATCGGTCTCCGTCGAGGACACCTACGAGGTGGACGTCACCGACCGCACCCGGGTCCAGCTGGAGATCGGCCGGCTGGCGGAGCGCTGTGCGCAGCGGCTGCGGGCGTCCGGGCGCTCGGGACGCACCGTCGTGATCAAGGTCCGGCGCTACGACTTCGCCACGCTCACGCGTTCCGAGACGCTGCGCGGCCCCACCGACGACCCCTCGGTCGTCCGGGAGGCCGCCGCACGTCTGATCGAGACGGTGGACACCACGGAGGGCGTACGGCTGCTGGGAGTGGGCGTGAGCGGGCTGGCCGACTTCACCCAGGAGGACCTCTTCGCCCAGGCCACAGCCGAGCCGACCAGGGGTGATCAGGAGCTGTCCGACAGCGAGCCCCGCGCGGCGGACAGGGAGCACGGCGCCGGGCTGGTAGCCGCGCGGGGGCGGCCACAGCGGTGGCTGCCAGGGGCGGATGTGCGGCACACGGTGTACGGGCCGGGATGGGTCCAGGGCAGCGGAGTCGGCCGGGTCACCGTGCGTTTTGAGCAGCCGGGCTCAGCGCCTGGCAGAGTACGCACCTTTCCGGTAGACGACCCCGAGCTCGCCCCGGCCGAGCCGCTGCCACTGGTGCCCGGCCCTGCCACGGCGGCATCGGCGGCCGGTCAGTCATCCTCGGACCCGGCGATACGGCCGAATCCCTGGTCGGATTCCGGGCGTGCCGGATCGCCGCCGCTGGGCAAGTCCAGTCCGTAA
- a CDS encoding PRC-barrel domain-containing protein — protein MQTDIDPRSLIGHKAFDRDGTKIGTVDEVYLDDATGEPEWAAVRTGFFSRDAFVPLEPSEVVDDTLRVPFERALIKDAPDFGVGRHLSPEQELQLYHHYGLDLPSGGDPARPESDQGFGRIAGSEDD, from the coding sequence GTGCAGACCGATATCGATCCACGGAGCCTGATCGGGCACAAGGCTTTTGACCGGGACGGAACCAAGATCGGCACAGTTGACGAGGTGTATCTCGACGATGCCACCGGAGAGCCGGAGTGGGCTGCCGTGCGCACCGGATTCTTCAGCCGTGACGCCTTCGTCCCCCTGGAACCCAGCGAGGTCGTTGACGACACGCTGCGTGTCCCGTTCGAGCGGGCACTTATCAAGGACGCTCCGGACTTCGGCGTGGGCCGCCATCTCTCTCCCGAGCAGGAGCTCCAGCTTTATCACCATTACGGACTGGACTTGCCCAGCGGCGGCGATCCGGCACGCCCGGAATCCGACCAGGGATTCGGCCGTATCGCCGGGTCCGAGGATGACTGA
- the gcvP gene encoding aminomethyl-transferring glycine dehydrogenase has product MTTDRISLAELEQGTPFERRHIGPDAEDQAKMLAQVGYGSLDELTAAAVPDVIKSTEALGLPGARSEAAVLAELRGLAERNQVLDSMIGLGYYGTFTPPVILRNVMENPAWYTAYTPYQPEISQGRLEALLNFQTVVADLTGLPTSGASLLDEGTAAAEAMALSRRVGKVKKGVFLVDADCLPQTIAVIQTRAEPAGVEVVVADLTNGIPADVAEQGVFGVLLQYPGASGAVRDPRAVIEQAHEMGAIVTVAADLLSLTLLTSPGELGADIAVGSSQRFGVPMGFGGPHAGFMAVREQFARSLPGRLVGVSVDADGNKAYRLALQTREQHIRREKATSNICTAQVLLAVMAGMYAVYHGPDGLAAIARRTHRYAALLAEGLKAGGVEVVHGVFFDTVTARVPGRAAEVVAAAREAGVNLRLTDADQVGIACDETTGRDQLLAVWAAFGVSSDVPGIAELDAATGDALPESLLRDDEYLAHPVFHQHRSETAMLRYLRKLADRDYALDRGMIPLGSCTMKLNATTEMEPVTWSQFGALHPFAPVDQADGYLTLIRELEDRLAEVTGYDKVSIQPNAGSQGELAGLLAVRAYHRANGDPQRTVCLIPSSAHGTNAASAVMAGMKVVVIKTGESGDVDAEDLRAKIEKYGEELAVLMVTYPSTHGVFEEDITGICAAVHDAGGQVYVDGANLNALVGLAKPGKFGADVSHLNLHKTFCIPHGGGGPGVGPVGVRAHLAPYLPNHPLQPAAGPATGIGPISAAPWGSAGILPISWAYVRLMGAEGLRRATQVAVLSANYIAKRLEPHYPVLYTGPGGLVAHECIIDVRPLTKVTGVSIDDVAKRLIDYGFHAPTMSFPVAGTLMIEPTESEDLAELDRFCEAMIAIRAEIEKVGTGEWSTENNPLRGAPHTAAQLAGEWDRPYSRAEAAFPAGAAAASDKYWPPVRRIDGAYGDRNLVCSCPPLEEYDG; this is encoded by the coding sequence ATGACCACAGACCGCATCTCCCTCGCCGAGCTTGAGCAGGGCACACCCTTTGAGCGCCGCCACATCGGCCCCGATGCCGAGGACCAGGCCAAGATGCTCGCCCAGGTCGGCTATGGCTCGCTGGATGAGCTGACCGCCGCCGCCGTGCCCGATGTGATCAAGAGCACCGAGGCCCTGGGGCTGCCGGGCGCGCGCAGCGAGGCTGCTGTCCTCGCCGAGCTACGCGGCCTCGCCGAGCGTAACCAGGTACTGGACTCCATGATCGGCTTGGGCTACTACGGCACCTTCACTCCGCCGGTCATCCTCCGCAATGTCATGGAGAACCCGGCCTGGTACACGGCGTACACCCCCTACCAGCCGGAGATCTCCCAGGGCCGCCTGGAGGCGCTGCTCAACTTCCAGACCGTCGTCGCCGATCTGACCGGCCTGCCGACGTCGGGTGCCTCGCTGCTGGACGAGGGCACCGCCGCCGCTGAGGCGATGGCGCTCTCCCGGCGCGTCGGCAAGGTCAAGAAGGGCGTCTTCCTGGTGGACGCCGACTGTCTGCCGCAGACCATCGCTGTCATTCAGACCCGCGCGGAGCCGGCCGGCGTCGAGGTCGTGGTCGCGGATCTGACCAACGGCATCCCGGCCGACGTCGCCGAGCAGGGCGTCTTCGGTGTGCTGCTGCAGTACCCGGGCGCTTCCGGGGCTGTGCGCGACCCGCGTGCCGTAATCGAGCAGGCGCACGAGATGGGCGCGATCGTCACCGTCGCCGCCGATCTGCTCTCCCTGACGCTGCTCACCTCGCCCGGTGAGCTGGGTGCCGATATCGCGGTGGGCTCCAGCCAGCGCTTCGGTGTGCCGATGGGCTTCGGCGGCCCGCATGCCGGCTTTATGGCCGTGCGTGAGCAGTTCGCCCGCAGTCTGCCCGGCCGCCTGGTGGGCGTATCCGTCGACGCCGACGGCAACAAGGCCTACCGTCTCGCGCTGCAGACCCGGGAGCAGCACATCCGCCGGGAGAAGGCCACCAGCAATATCTGTACCGCCCAGGTACTGCTCGCCGTGATGGCGGGCATGTACGCCGTCTACCACGGCCCGGACGGGCTGGCCGCCATCGCCCGTCGTACGCACCGATACGCCGCGCTGCTCGCCGAAGGGCTCAAGGCCGGTGGCGTCGAGGTCGTGCACGGCGTCTTCTTCGACACCGTCACCGCCCGGGTGCCGGGCCGCGCCGCCGAGGTGGTGGCCGCCGCCCGCGAGGCGGGTGTCAACCTGCGGCTGACCGACGCCGACCAGGTCGGAATCGCCTGCGATGAGACCACCGGACGCGACCAGCTCCTGGCCGTATGGGCCGCCTTCGGCGTGAGCTCCGATGTCCCCGGCATAGCGGAGCTGGACGCGGCGACCGGCGACGCGCTGCCCGAGTCGCTGCTGCGCGATGACGAGTACCTCGCCCACCCGGTCTTCCACCAGCACCGCTCCGAGACCGCCATGCTGCGCTATCTGCGCAAGCTCGCGGACCGGGACTACGCGCTGGACCGCGGCATGATCCCGCTGGGCTCATGCACCATGAAGCTCAACGCGACCACCGAGATGGAGCCGGTCACCTGGTCTCAGTTCGGGGCACTGCACCCCTTCGCACCGGTCGACCAGGCCGACGGCTACCTCACTCTCATCCGTGAGCTCGAGGACCGGCTCGCCGAGGTCACCGGCTACGACAAGGTGTCCATCCAGCCCAATGCCGGCTCCCAGGGCGAGCTCGCCGGTCTGCTGGCCGTGCGCGCCTACCACCGGGCCAACGGCGACCCGCAGCGCACCGTCTGCCTCATCCCGTCCTCCGCGCACGGCACCAATGCCGCAAGCGCGGTGATGGCGGGGATGAAGGTAGTCGTGATCAAGACCGGCGAGAGCGGCGATGTCGACGCGGAGGATCTGCGCGCCAAGATCGAGAAGTACGGCGAGGAGCTGGCCGTACTGATGGTCACCTACCCCTCCACCCATGGAGTCTTTGAGGAGGACATCACCGGCATCTGCGCGGCCGTGCACGACGCGGGCGGCCAGGTGTACGTGGACGGCGCCAACCTCAACGCGCTGGTGGGTCTGGCGAAGCCCGGTAAGTTCGGCGCGGATGTCTCCCACCTCAATCTGCACAAGACGTTCTGTATCCCGCACGGTGGCGGTGGCCCCGGCGTCGGCCCGGTCGGGGTGCGCGCTCACCTCGCCCCCTATCTGCCGAACCATCCGCTGCAGCCCGCGGCGGGTCCGGCGACCGGCATCGGGCCGATCTCCGCCGCACCGTGGGGATCGGCCGGGATCCTGCCGATCTCCTGGGCGTATGTGCGACTGATGGGAGCCGAGGGGCTGCGCCGTGCCACCCAGGTCGCGGTGCTCAGCGCCAACTACATCGCCAAGCGTCTTGAACCGCACTATCCGGTGCTCTACACCGGTCCGGGCGGCCTGGTCGCGCATGAGTGCATCATCGATGTCCGGCCGCTGACCAAGGTGACCGGCGTCAGCATCGACGACGTCGCCAAACGGCTGATCGACTACGGCTTCCACGCCCCGACGATGTCATTCCCGGTGGCCGGGACGCTGATGATCGAGCCGACGGAGAGCGAGGACCTCGCGGAGCTGGACCGCTTCTGTGAGGCGATGATCGCGATCCGCGCCGAGATCGAGAAGGTGGGCACGGGGGAGTGGAGCACGGAGAACAACCCGCTGCGCGGTGCCCCGCACACGGCGGCCCAGCTCGCTGGTGAGTGGGACCGTCCGTACAGCCGTGCGGAAGCGGCCTTCCCGGCTGGGGCTGCCGCCGCCTCGGACAAGTACTGGCCTCCGGTGCGGCGGATCGATGGTGCCTACGGCGACCGGAACCTCGTCTGCTCCTGCCCTCCGCTGGAGGAGTACGACGGCTGA
- a CDS encoding DUF5999 family protein translates to MCQHQPPCPSADSADREAAHLVAHHPEQGWSLLCNGVLLFEDTGELLPDGQIIAPHRPLGADQIATAA, encoded by the coding sequence ATGTGCCAGCATCAGCCACCCTGCCCATCAGCCGACTCCGCCGACCGGGAGGCCGCCCATCTTGTGGCGCACCACCCCGAGCAGGGGTGGAGCCTGCTGTGCAATGGCGTTCTCCTCTTCGAGGACACCGGTGAGCTGCTGCCGGACGGGCAGATCATCGCCCCGCACCGGCCGCTCGGCGCCGATCAGATCGCCACCGCCGCCTGA
- a CDS encoding glutamate-cysteine ligase family protein: MGEKVAADRFDLTDRRRYRDKLHQCLQGLDRLLAQRRFDRPRNLMGLEIELNLADADGMPRMMNAQVLERIASRDFQTELGQFNLEVNILPHQLAGRVFDQLAEELQTGLAYADRKAREVAARIVMIGILPTLTSDDLVSANLSAADRYTLLNDQIMAARGEEVMLDIAGVERLTYVSGSIAPEAACTSVQLHLQVTPGRFADVWNAAQAAAAVQVAVGANSPFLFGRELWRESRAPLFLQSTDTRPPEFSAQGVRPRTWFGERWIESAYDLFLENVRYFPALLPICDEEDPLRIIDDGGIPSLAELVLHNGTVYRWNRPVYGIADGVPHLRVENRVLPAGPTVTDVLANTALYYGLVRAFADEQRPLWTRMPFAAAKENFDAACRHGIDARLHWPRAGWAGGLTTVPVDRLVREELLPLAAAGLDAWGVEPADRDRYLGVIDERCRRRTNGAAWQAAAYHRAREGGLDREKALAAAVRRYCELIRTGEPVHSWPPGP, encoded by the coding sequence ATGGGGGAGAAGGTCGCGGCCGACAGATTCGACCTGACGGATCGCCGGCGCTACCGGGACAAGCTCCACCAGTGCCTCCAAGGGCTGGACCGGCTGCTCGCACAGCGGCGCTTCGACCGCCCACGGAACCTCATGGGGCTGGAGATAGAGCTGAATCTCGCCGATGCCGACGGAATGCCCCGGATGATGAACGCGCAAGTGCTGGAGCGCATCGCCAGCCGGGATTTCCAGACGGAGCTGGGCCAGTTCAATCTCGAGGTGAATATCCTGCCGCACCAGCTGGCCGGGCGAGTCTTCGACCAGCTGGCCGAGGAGCTGCAGACCGGCCTGGCCTACGCCGACCGAAAGGCCCGGGAGGTCGCCGCACGGATCGTGATGATCGGTATTCTGCCCACCCTCACCAGCGATGATCTGGTCTCCGCGAACCTCTCGGCGGCGGACCGCTACACCCTCCTCAACGACCAGATCATGGCCGCACGGGGCGAGGAGGTCATGCTCGATATAGCGGGGGTGGAGCGGCTGACCTATGTCTCCGGGTCCATCGCCCCGGAGGCCGCGTGCACCTCGGTGCAACTGCATCTCCAGGTGACACCGGGGCGCTTCGCCGATGTGTGGAACGCCGCGCAGGCCGCCGCCGCAGTGCAGGTCGCCGTGGGCGCCAATTCCCCGTTCCTCTTCGGCCGCGAGCTGTGGCGGGAGTCCCGGGCACCGCTGTTCCTCCAGTCCACCGATACCCGTCCACCTGAGTTCAGCGCACAGGGCGTGCGGCCGCGGACCTGGTTCGGAGAGCGGTGGATCGAGTCGGCGTACGACCTTTTCCTTGAGAATGTGCGCTATTTCCCCGCGCTGCTGCCGATATGCGATGAGGAGGACCCGCTACGGATCATCGATGACGGTGGCATCCCGTCCCTGGCCGAACTCGTGCTGCACAACGGCACTGTCTACCGCTGGAACCGGCCTGTCTACGGCATCGCCGACGGGGTACCGCATCTGCGGGTGGAGAACAGGGTGCTGCCGGCCGGGCCGACGGTGACGGATGTGCTCGCCAACACCGCCCTCTACTACGGGCTCGTGCGCGCGTTCGCCGATGAACAGCGCCCGCTGTGGACGCGGATGCCCTTCGCCGCGGCGAAGGAGAACTTCGACGCCGCCTGCCGCCACGGCATCGACGCACGGCTCCACTGGCCGCGGGCAGGGTGGGCCGGCGGCCTGACGACCGTTCCGGTGGACCGGCTGGTACGGGAGGAGCTGCTGCCGCTGGCCGCCGCCGGGCTCGACGCCTGGGGAGTGGAGCCCGCTGACCGTGACCGCTATCTCGGAGTCATCGACGAGCGCTGCCGCCGCCGCACCAACGGGGCCGCATGGCAGGCGGCCGCCTACCACCGGGCACGGGAGGGCGGTCTGGACCGGGAGAAGGCGCTGGCCGCAGCGGTCCGCCGGTACTGTGAGCTGATACGCACCGGAGAGCCGGTGCACAGCTGGCCACCAGGGCCCTAG